Proteins co-encoded in one Nonlabens agnitus genomic window:
- a CDS encoding class I SAM-dependent methyltransferase: MDSKSIFYRRIHHYVIPVITLALCMSFTSCQGQKKDEPTENTTEIYTYKSGDYNGIGKWYLGREIAHVMGFQGMEWLNRPEREKEENVSKLLENMDIQSDDVIADIGAGSGYHVFKMAPIAHEGEVYAVDIQEEMLAEMRRQLQNNGLDNVNLIKGYEQSVNLPENTIDKVLMVDVYHEFNYPLEMMLSIKKSLRPNAKVYLIEYRGEDRSIPIKTIHKMTEAQSIKEMEAAGFKLVKNIDNLPWQHCMVFEKS; encoded by the coding sequence ATGGACTCCAAAAGCATTTTTTACCGTCGCATCCATCACTATGTGATTCCAGTGATCACGCTGGCACTCTGCATGAGTTTTACGAGTTGTCAAGGTCAAAAGAAAGACGAACCGACAGAAAACACCACCGAAATCTATACCTATAAATCTGGTGATTACAATGGAATAGGGAAGTGGTATCTAGGTCGCGAGATCGCTCATGTGATGGGATTTCAAGGTATGGAGTGGCTGAACCGTCCCGAGCGCGAGAAGGAAGAAAATGTTTCCAAACTACTGGAAAATATGGATATCCAAAGTGACGATGTCATTGCCGACATAGGCGCTGGATCTGGATATCACGTGTTTAAAATGGCACCTATAGCTCACGAAGGTGAAGTATATGCGGTCGACATTCAGGAAGAAATGCTGGCAGAGATGCGCAGGCAACTGCAAAATAATGGTCTGGACAACGTGAACCTGATTAAAGGCTACGAGCAAAGCGTTAACCTACCCGAAAATACCATCGACAAAGTCCTAATGGTGGATGTGTATCACGAGTTTAATTATCCATTAGAGATGATGTTGTCCATCAAAAAATCCTTGCGACCCAACGCAAAGGTCTATCTGATTGAATATCGTGGTGAAGATCGATCCATTCCCATCAAAACCATTCATAAAATGACCGAGGCGCAATCCATTAAAGAGATGGAAGCCGCAGGTTTTAAATTGGTCAAGAACATTGACAACCTGCCGTGGCAGCATTGTATGGTTTTTGAGAAATCCTAA
- a CDS encoding YqhA family protein codes for MTKSLGFLLKIVAALAVIAIIALAIGVEFYAFKEIYSTLSKIVLGYSEEDEVIKNCLKALDLVLLGVILLSVGMALSELYVCKIPNLPSWLVIEDLDGLKALMIKMVIFIMTISFTGRVVVYNSGIEILYLGAGLALVVGALTYFLANKDEA; via the coding sequence ATGACAAAATCTCTAGGCTTCCTCCTGAAAATCGTAGCTGCCCTGGCAGTGATCGCCATTATCGCACTCGCGATAGGCGTGGAATTTTATGCATTTAAAGAGATTTATAGTACGCTCTCAAAGATAGTTTTGGGGTATAGTGAAGAGGACGAAGTGATCAAGAATTGTTTGAAGGCACTTGATCTTGTGTTGCTGGGCGTGATTTTGTTATCTGTTGGGATGGCTTTATCTGAATTGTACGTGTGTAAGATTCCCAATTTGCCATCGTGGCTGGTCATTGAGGACCTGGATGGTTTAAAGGCCTTGATGATCAAGATGGTCATTTTTATCATGACAATCTCGTTTACGGGTCGTGTGGTGGTCTATAACAGTGGTATCGAGATCCTATACCTAGGCGCTGGACTGGCGCTGGTCGTAGGTGCTCTGACCTACTTTTTGGCCAACAAGGACGAGGCCTAA
- a CDS encoding ABC transporter permease, translating to MAWRDAKASTSRLLLFMASIILGIAAVVSIQLFSQNLTDNIQRQSKSLMGADFIIDSDDVPNERAQAIIDSLQPDAKEVTFVSMIAFPKNGGTKLVNVRGLEGKFPFYGTIKTLPANAGDQYQNSGGALVDATLMLQYNIQPGDSIKIGELTLPIAGSLKSIPGSEGISTSVAPPVVIPYEYVEATELLQFGSRKEYQFFFNQPDADLTALEQRVEPQLDVEDADLDTHTSTSRRLGRRYENVGAYLNLAAFIALLLGCVGIASSVNIYIKEKLNAVAVLKCMGASRKQSFLIYLIQIAGIGVIGGLIGTAIGVGLQAIFPYLLREFLPFDLEITITAQPLIMGVLLGLFMSVLFALLPLMRTWYVSPLEVLRVTNSSSARSNMARVIIIGLIVLSLYLFSWWLLKDALFALGFVAGVLVTFAILAGIAIGAMRLIKRYFPKRAGFTTRQSLLNLFRPNNQTVVLLVAIGLGTFLVSTLYFTKDILLGKTEIGQASERANIIALDVQPDQLDAVVATFEENGLPVIDNIPLVTMRMHKIKDQLVSELRVDTTRQIRGWILNHEFRTTYRDSLIPSEKIIAGSWTPSQKTGELVQISISDNLAQDANVTIGDRITLNVQGVLMETVVGSIRQVDWANLQINFSIVFPSGILESAPQFNVLTTYAPTEEQSAGFQRDLVRKFPNISIIDLRQVFNVVEDILDKVSWIINFMAFFSILTGIIVLIGSVRTSKYQRIKESVLLRTLGAKNRQILRITALEYLFLGILGSLVGIVLALVSSLLLALFIFKEPFVPSAVPFIVFLPAISILVLIIGLSNIRSVLSSSPLEVLRKAA from the coding sequence ATGGCGTGGCGAGATGCCAAAGCTAGTACCTCCAGATTATTGCTGTTTATGGCATCCATAATCTTGGGTATTGCGGCTGTGGTTTCCATTCAGCTTTTTAGTCAAAATCTTACCGACAATATCCAGCGGCAATCCAAATCCCTGATGGGTGCCGATTTTATCATCGACAGCGACGACGTTCCAAATGAACGCGCACAGGCGATCATAGATTCTTTGCAGCCTGATGCCAAGGAAGTCACATTTGTTTCCATGATTGCATTTCCTAAAAATGGTGGCACAAAGCTCGTCAACGTACGCGGTCTGGAAGGAAAGTTTCCCTTTTATGGTACCATAAAAACACTGCCAGCTAACGCTGGAGATCAGTATCAAAATTCTGGCGGAGCATTAGTAGATGCCACATTAATGCTGCAGTACAACATCCAACCTGGAGATTCAATCAAGATAGGTGAACTCACATTACCCATTGCTGGATCGCTCAAATCTATTCCTGGTAGTGAAGGTATTTCCACATCTGTAGCGCCACCTGTGGTGATCCCTTATGAATATGTGGAAGCGACGGAATTGCTTCAATTCGGGAGTCGTAAGGAATATCAATTTTTCTTCAATCAGCCAGATGCAGATTTGACGGCGCTGGAGCAGAGAGTAGAGCCACAACTTGATGTTGAAGACGCAGATCTGGATACACACACGAGCACCAGCAGGCGACTGGGCAGACGTTATGAAAACGTAGGTGCCTATTTAAATCTAGCCGCTTTTATCGCTTTATTGTTGGGCTGTGTAGGTATCGCCAGTTCTGTCAATATCTATATCAAGGAAAAACTCAACGCTGTTGCGGTTCTCAAATGTATGGGCGCTTCCAGAAAACAGAGTTTCCTGATTTACCTCATTCAAATTGCTGGTATTGGCGTCATTGGTGGATTGATTGGAACCGCTATTGGCGTTGGTCTCCAAGCGATATTTCCCTACCTATTAAGGGAGTTTTTACCATTTGATTTAGAGATTACCATTACCGCACAACCCTTAATCATGGGCGTTTTGCTGGGTCTTTTCATGTCTGTGCTTTTTGCCTTGCTGCCCTTGATGCGCACCTGGTATGTTTCTCCATTGGAAGTCTTAAGAGTAACCAATTCTTCATCGGCTAGATCAAATATGGCGCGAGTTATCATTATAGGATTGATCGTTTTGTCCCTGTATCTTTTCTCCTGGTGGCTTTTAAAAGATGCATTGTTTGCGCTAGGGTTCGTGGCTGGTGTACTGGTGACCTTTGCAATTTTAGCCGGTATCGCGATAGGTGCAATGCGCTTGATCAAAAGGTATTTTCCTAAACGCGCGGGATTCACGACCCGACAAAGCTTGCTCAACCTTTTCAGACCCAATAACCAAACCGTCGTGTTACTCGTTGCCATAGGTTTGGGCACCTTTCTCGTAAGCACCTTATACTTTACCAAGGACATTTTACTGGGCAAAACCGAAATAGGGCAGGCGTCTGAAAGAGCCAATATCATTGCGCTGGACGTACAGCCCGATCAGCTGGATGCTGTGGTCGCTACCTTTGAAGAGAATGGATTACCGGTGATTGACAATATTCCGTTAGTCACCATGCGCATGCATAAGATCAAGGATCAATTGGTAAGCGAATTGCGTGTTGATACCACACGACAAATACGCGGCTGGATCCTCAATCATGAGTTTAGAACCACCTATCGTGACAGCTTGATACCGTCTGAAAAAATCATTGCAGGCAGCTGGACACCTTCTCAAAAAACTGGCGAACTGGTACAGATTTCCATTTCAGATAACCTGGCACAAGATGCCAATGTTACGATAGGCGATCGCATTACCTTAAACGTACAAGGCGTTCTTATGGAGACCGTGGTGGGCAGCATACGCCAGGTGGATTGGGCCAATCTGCAGATCAATTTTTCCATCGTTTTCCCTAGCGGAATTCTAGAGAGTGCACCGCAGTTTAATGTGCTAACGACCTATGCACCAACCGAAGAGCAATCGGCAGGATTCCAGCGGGATCTGGTGCGAAAGTTCCCTAATATCTCCATCATCGATTTGCGACAGGTCTTTAACGTGGTAGAAGATATTCTGGACAAAGTCTCCTGGATCATCAATTTTATGGCGTTCTTCAGCATTCTTACGGGAATCATTGTATTGATAGGATCTGTAAGAACCAGCAAATATCAGCGCATCAAGGAAAGTGTGTTGCTGCGCACTTTGGGGGCCAAAAATCGTCAAATCCTTAGGATCACCGCTTTGGAATATCTGTTTCTGGGAATTTTAGGTAGTTTGGTAGGTATCGTACTCGCTTTAGTGAGCAGTTTGCTGCTCGCGCTGTTCATATTTAAGGAGCCTTTTGTACCATCAGCAGTGCCGTTTATAGTGTTTTTACCGGCAATTTCGATATTGGTTTTAATCATAGGGTTAAGCAACATTCGCAGTGTATTGAGCAGTTCACCGTTAGAAGTGCTGCGCAAAGCAGCATGA
- a CDS encoding ABC transporter ATP-binding protein: MSKILKINGLEKTYTSGSRQLTVLKNVSFEVEKGQTFSIVGPSGSGKTTLLGLCAGLDQPNAGTVELCGHDLNQLNEDERAQLRNKEVGFIFQNFQLLPTLTALENVSVPLELQGDATAVSRASELLEKVGLGDRVNHYPSQLSGGEQQRVALARAFSNRPSILFADEPTGNLDEETGEKVIKLLLDLNKDAGTTLVIISHDLDLAARTQQILRLKGGQVLTNEPTTAI, encoded by the coding sequence ATGTCAAAGATATTAAAGATTAATGGGCTGGAGAAAACATATACCAGTGGCTCGCGACAATTAACGGTATTGAAAAATGTCTCGTTTGAGGTAGAAAAAGGGCAAACTTTTTCCATTGTCGGGCCATCAGGTAGTGGGAAGACCACTTTGCTGGGTTTGTGCGCAGGTCTGGATCAGCCCAATGCTGGAACTGTTGAACTTTGCGGTCATGATTTGAATCAACTTAATGAAGATGAGCGCGCTCAACTGCGCAACAAAGAGGTAGGCTTCATTTTTCAAAATTTTCAATTGTTACCTACACTAACAGCTTTAGAGAATGTGAGTGTTCCCTTAGAATTACAAGGTGATGCTACTGCGGTCTCCAGAGCTAGCGAACTGCTGGAAAAGGTAGGTCTAGGCGATCGCGTCAACCATTACCCATCACAATTATCTGGTGGTGAGCAGCAACGTGTAGCGCTGGCCAGAGCTTTTTCCAATCGTCCATCCATTTTGTTTGCAGATGAACCGACGGGAAATCTCGATGAAGAAACCGGCGAGAAGGTGATCAAACTTCTTTTGGATCTCAATAAGGATGCAGGAACAACACTGGTGATCATATCACACGATCTAGATCTGGCTGCGAGAACCCAGCAGATACTAAGGTTGAAAGGTGGACAAGTGCTAACCAATGAACCCACAACCGCGATTTGA
- a CDS encoding arylesterase: protein METLLNRAIYRQRILLNFCYFLCTLSLFSCKNDAAPTTETTTEATSQKPEEVQTSSDKTILFFGDSLTAGYGLDDTADAFPGVIQEKIDAAGLDYQVVNSGISGETTAGGKSRIDWTLNQKIDVFVLELGANDGLRGVPVSETRANLQAIIDAVRASDSETKIILAGMQLPPNMGQQYTSEFKSMFSDLATENNIFLIPFLLEDVGGVPSLNQNDGIHPTVEGHKILADNVWQVLEGVISTPS, encoded by the coding sequence ATGGAAACCCTTTTAAACAGAGCAATTTATAGGCAACGCATCCTATTAAACTTTTGTTATTTTCTATGTACTTTGTCGCTCTTCTCCTGCAAGAATGACGCAGCACCAACTACAGAGACCACCACTGAAGCTACCAGTCAGAAACCTGAGGAAGTTCAAACCTCAAGTGATAAAACCATTTTGTTTTTTGGAGATAGTCTGACGGCTGGATACGGTCTCGATGACACAGCAGATGCCTTTCCTGGTGTGATTCAGGAAAAGATTGATGCCGCTGGTCTTGATTATCAGGTAGTTAATTCAGGTATTAGTGGTGAAACTACTGCTGGTGGAAAAAGCCGTATTGACTGGACACTCAATCAAAAAATTGATGTTTTTGTATTGGAATTAGGCGCTAACGACGGTTTACGTGGCGTGCCTGTTTCAGAAACCAGAGCTAATCTACAAGCCATTATTGATGCCGTTAGAGCCAGCGACTCAGAAACCAAAATTATTCTAGCTGGAATGCAACTACCGCCTAACATGGGTCAGCAATATACTAGCGAATTCAAATCCATGTTCTCTGATCTTGCCACTGAAAACAACATCTTTTTGATACCGTTTCTATTAGAAGATGTTGGCGGTGTTCCATCCCTAAATCAAAACGATGGCATACATCCTACCGTTGAAGGTCACAAAATATTGGCAGATAATGTTTGGCAAGTTTTGGAAGGCGTGATTTCTACACCTTCATGA